One window from the genome of Cucumis melo cultivar AY chromosome 12, USDA_Cmelo_AY_1.0, whole genome shotgun sequence encodes:
- the LOC103497192 gene encoding chitinase 2-like, whose amino-acid sequence MAAGPANVFREYIGAEFNNVKFSDVPIRSNIEEFHFLLSFAIDFDASSRSFTNGAFDVFWDSDNLNPSAVASIKKDHSNVRVGVSLGGDTVDNGGFVFFKPSSIHSWVSNAEHSLTKIINTYNLDGIDIDYEHFKSDPDTFAECIGQLIKRLKKKGIISFASIAPFDDDEVQSHYLALWRSYGHLIDYVNFQFYAYDKGTTVGQFIRHFKDQVSNYEGGRVLASLASDNSAGGLVPENGFFKACRRLKREKLLDGIFIWSADDSKAKGFGYEKEAQSLLATPN is encoded by the exons ATGGCGGCAGGTCCGGCGAATGTGTTTAGAGAATACATCGGAGCCGAGTTTAACAACGTCAAATTTTCAGACGTTCCGATACGCTCAAATATTGAAGAGTTTCACTTTCTTCTGTCATTTGCCATCGACTTTGATGCCTCCAGCCGTTCCTTCACCAACGGAGCTTTCGACGTTTTTTGGGACTCCGATAATCTTAACCCTTCTGCAGTTGCTTCcataaaaaaa GATCATTCAAATGTGAGAGTGGGTGTAAGTCTTGGAGGAGACACAGTAGACAATGGaggttttgtttttttcaaaCCTTCTTCAATACATTCATGGGTTTCCAATGCTGAACATTCACTCACTAAAATCATTAACACCTACAATCTCGATGGCATCGACATTGATTACGAGCACTTCAAGTCGGATCCGGACACGTTCGCCGAGTGCATTGGACAACTAATCAAAAGGCTAAAGAAGAAAGGAATCATCTCATTTGCTTCCATTGCCCCATTTGACGACGATGAAGTTCAAAGCCATTATTTGGCCTTGTGGAGAAGCTATGGCCATTTGATAGACTATGTTAATTTTCAGTTCTATGCTTATGATAAAGGCACAACTGTTGGTCAGTTTATTCGACATTTCAAGGACCAAGTCTCAAATTATGAAGGTGGTAGGGTTTTGGCAAGCTTGGCTAGCGACAATAGCGCCGGCGGATTAGTTCCCGAAAACGGGTTTTTTAAGGCGTGTCGGAGGTTGAAGAGGGAGAAACTACTCGATGGAATCTTTATTTGGTCAGCAGATGATTCTAAAGCCAAAGGTTTTGGCTATGAAAAGGAGGCTCAGTCACTTCTAGCAACACCCAACTAG
- the LOC103497193 gene encoding iron-sulfur assembly protein IscA-like 2, mitochondrial isoform X3, whose amino-acid sequence MGPRSLIQRVTPYLVARIKENQRLLSSSATAYQEASSLSSSPSPSPSPSAPVDTIHMTDSCIRRMKELQDPKEEKMLRLSVETGGCSGFQYVFNLDGKTTPDDRIYEKEGVKLVVDNISYDFVKGATIDYVEELIRSAFVVSTNPSAVGGCSCKSSFMVKQ is encoded by the exons ATGGGCCCTAGATCACTAATTCAGAGGGTAACACCATACTTGGTGGCACGTATCAAGGAGAATCAAAGGCTTCTTAGCTCTTCTGCTACAGCTTATCAAGAAGCATCATCGTTGTCTTCATCTCCATCTCCATCTCCATCTCCATCTGCACCTGTTGATACCATTCACATGACTGATAGTTGCATTCGG AGAATGAAAGAATTGCAAGATCCCAAGGAAGAAAAGATGCTTCGCTTGAGTGTAGAAACTGGGGGGTGTTCTGGATTTCAATATGTTTTCAATTTGGATGGAAAGACCACTCCTGATGACAG GATATATGAGAAAGAGGGAGTTAAATTGGTAGTTGATAATATCTCATACGATTTTGTAAAAGGAGCAACAATTGATTATGTTGAAGAGCTGATTCGTTCTGCTTTCGTT GTGAGTACAAATCCAAGTGCCGTTGGTGGGTGTAGTTGTAAAAGTTCTTTCATGGTCAAACAATAA
- the LOC103497193 gene encoding iron-sulfur assembly protein IscA-like 2, mitochondrial isoform X1, with protein sequence MLMPLAHRFLSRQGSKLKREHEGMGPRSLIQRVTPYLVARIKENQRLLSSSATAYQEASSLSSSPSPSPSPSAPVDTIHMTDSCIRRMKELQDPKEEKMLRLSVETGGCSGFQYVFNLDGKTTPDDRIYEKEGVKLVVDNISYDFVKGATIDYVEELIRSAFVVSTNPSAVGGCSCKSSFMVKQ encoded by the exons ATGTTGATGCCATTAGCACATAGATTTTTGAGCAGACAAGGATCAAAACTTAAGAGAGAGCACGAAGGGATGGGCCCTAGATCACTAATTCAGAGGGTAACACCATACTTGGTGGCACGTATCAAGGAGAATCAAAGGCTTCTTAGCTCTTCTGCTACAGCTTATCAAGAAGCATCATCGTTGTCTTCATCTCCATCTCCATCTCCATCTCCATCTGCACCTGTTGATACCATTCACATGACTGATAGTTGCATTCGG AGAATGAAAGAATTGCAAGATCCCAAGGAAGAAAAGATGCTTCGCTTGAGTGTAGAAACTGGGGGGTGTTCTGGATTTCAATATGTTTTCAATTTGGATGGAAAGACCACTCCTGATGACAG GATATATGAGAAAGAGGGAGTTAAATTGGTAGTTGATAATATCTCATACGATTTTGTAAAAGGAGCAACAATTGATTATGTTGAAGAGCTGATTCGTTCTGCTTTCGTT GTGAGTACAAATCCAAGTGCCGTTGGTGGGTGTAGTTGTAAAAGTTCTTTCATGGTCAAACAATAA
- the LOC103497193 gene encoding iron-sulfur assembly protein IscA-like 2, mitochondrial isoform X4 — MLMPLAHRFLSRQGSKLKREHEGMGPRSLIQRVTPYLVARIKENQRLLSSSATAYQEASSLSSSPSPSPSPSAPVDTIHMTDSCIRRMKELQDPKEEKMLRLSVETGGCSGFQYVFNLDGKTTPDDRIYEKEGVKLVVDNISYDFVKGATIDYVEELIRSAFVVSETCSAFVVSTNPSAVGGCSCKSSFMVKQ; from the exons ATGTTGATGCCATTAGCACATAGATTTTTGAGCAGACAAGGATCAAAACTTAAGAGAGAGCACGAAGGGATGGGCCCTAGATCACTAATTCAGAGGGTAACACCATACTTGGTGGCACGTATCAAGGAGAATCAAAGGCTTCTTAGCTCTTCTGCTACAGCTTATCAAGAAGCATCATCGTTGTCTTCATCTCCATCTCCATCTCCATCTCCATCTGCACCTGTTGATACCATTCACATGACTGATAGTTGCATTCGG AGAATGAAAGAATTGCAAGATCCCAAGGAAGAAAAGATGCTTCGCTTGAGTGTAGAAACTGGGGGGTGTTCTGGATTTCAATATGTTTTCAATTTGGATGGAAAGACCACTCCTGATGACAG GATATATGAGAAAGAGGGAGTTAAATTGGTAGTTGATAATATCTCATACGATTTTGTAAAAGGAGCAACAATTGATTATGTTGAAGAGCTGATTCGTTCTGCTTTCGTTGTAAGTGAAACTTGTTCTGCTTTCGTT GTGAGTACAAATCCAAGTGCCGTTGGTGGGTGTAGTTGTAAAAGTTCTTTCATGGTCAAACAATAA
- the LOC103497193 gene encoding iron-sulfur assembly protein IscA-like 2, mitochondrial isoform X2 — translation MGPRSLIQRVTPYLVARIKENQRLLSSSATAYQEASSLSSSPSPSPSPSAPVDTIHMTDSCIRRMKELQDPKEEKMLRLSVETGGCSGFQYVFNLDGKTTPDDRIYEKEGVKLVVDNISYDFVKGATIDYVEELIRSAFVVSETCSAFVVSTNPSAVGGCSCKSSFMVKQ, via the exons ATGGGCCCTAGATCACTAATTCAGAGGGTAACACCATACTTGGTGGCACGTATCAAGGAGAATCAAAGGCTTCTTAGCTCTTCTGCTACAGCTTATCAAGAAGCATCATCGTTGTCTTCATCTCCATCTCCATCTCCATCTCCATCTGCACCTGTTGATACCATTCACATGACTGATAGTTGCATTCGG AGAATGAAAGAATTGCAAGATCCCAAGGAAGAAAAGATGCTTCGCTTGAGTGTAGAAACTGGGGGGTGTTCTGGATTTCAATATGTTTTCAATTTGGATGGAAAGACCACTCCTGATGACAG GATATATGAGAAAGAGGGAGTTAAATTGGTAGTTGATAATATCTCATACGATTTTGTAAAAGGAGCAACAATTGATTATGTTGAAGAGCTGATTCGTTCTGCTTTCGTTGTAAGTGAAACTTGTTCTGCTTTCGTT GTGAGTACAAATCCAAGTGCCGTTGGTGGGTGTAGTTGTAAAAGTTCTTTCATGGTCAAACAATAA
- the LOC103497194 gene encoding kinesin-like protein KIN-5D has product MESAQSQQRKGGLVPISPSQTPRSNDKATRDLRSGDSNSSNKHDKEKGVNVQVIVRCRPLSDDETRLHTPVVVSCHESRREVSAIQTIANKQIDRTFAFDKVFGPASQQRELYELAVSPIVYEVLEGYNCTIFAYGQTGTGKTYTMEGGARKKNGEFPSDAGVIPRAVKQIFDILEAQNAEYNMKVTFLELYNEEITDLLAPEETSKFIDDKSKKPIALMEDGKGGVFVRGLEEEIVCSANEIYKILERGSAKRRTAETLLNKQSSRSHSIFSITIHIKECTPEGEEMIKCGKLNLVDLAGSENISRSGAREGRAREAGEINKSLLTLGRVINALVEHSGHVPYRDSKLTRLLRDSLGGKTKTCIIATISPSIHCLEETLSTLDYAHRAKNIKNKPEINQKMMKSALIKDLYSEIDRLKQEVYAAREKNGIYIPRDRYLNEEAEKKAMAEKIERMELDSETKDKQLLELQELYDSQQLLTEELSDKLDRTEKKLVETEHAFFDLEEKHRQANATIKEKEFLIINLLKSEKALIEHAFELRAELENAASDVSGLFDKIERKDKIEDRNKSLVQKFQFQLTQQLELLHKTVAASVTQQEQQLRDMEEDMQSFVSTKAKATEELRERIGNLKVTYGSRVKALNDITGDLEENFQSTFGDINSEVSKHSSALENLFNGIASEAEALLSDLQNSLHKQEEKLTAYAQKQHQAHARAVETTRSVSKVTSNFIKTMDMHASKLTHIVEDGQSVNEQKLSELEKKFEECAANEEKQLLAKVAELLASSNARKKQLVQTAINDLRESATSRTNMLQQEMSTMQDCTSSVKTEWAMHLEKTESHYHEDTSAVEHGKKDMEEVLQNCLNKAKMGAQQWRTAQESLLSLENNSVASVDSIFRDGTESNQALRARFSSAASAALEDVDSANKNLLSSVDHSLELDNEACGNLNSMITPCCEELRDLKGGHYHKIVEITEHAGTCLLTEYTVDEPSCSTPRKRPFNLPSMASIEELRTPAFDELLKSFWDLKYSKQSNGDVKHLAGTHEATQSVRDSRLPLTAIN; this is encoded by the exons ATGGAGTCAGCGCAATCGCAGCAGAGAAAAGGTGGATTAGTGCCGATATCGCCATCTCAAACTCCTCGTTCGAATGACAAGGCGACTAGAGATCTACGATCTGGGGATTCGAATTCGAGTAATAAACATGATAAAGAAAAAGGTGTTAATGTACAGGTTATTGTGCGTTGCAG GCCATTGAGTGATGACGAAACGCGATTGCATACTCCGGTGGTGGTATCCTGCCATGAAAGTAGAAGAGAAGTCTCTGCAATTCAGACTATAGCCAACAAGCAGATTGATAGAACATTTGCATTTGATAAG GTTTTTGGCCCTGCATCTCAACAAAGGGAATTGTATGAATTGGCTGTGTCTCCTATTGTATATGAAGTTCTTGAGGGTTATAACTGTACTATCTTCGCATATGGTCAAACTGGAACTGGAAAAACATACACCATGGAAGGTGGAGCAAGGAAAAAG AATGGAGAATTTCCAAGCGATGCTGGTGTTATTCCTAGAGCTGTCAAACAAATTTTTGACATTTTGGAAGCCCAAAATGCAGAGTATAACATGAAAGTTACGTTTTTGGAGTTATACAATGAAGAAATTACAGATCTTTTGGCCCCTGAAGAGACTTCAAAATTTATTGATGACAAGTCCAAGAAACCAATTGCTCTAATGGAAGATGGGAAAGGGGGAGTTTTCGTTAGAGGGTTGGAAGAAGAGATAGTCTGTTCTGCTAACGAAATATATAAAATCTTGGAGCGTGGATCAGCGAAAAGGCGTACAGCAGAAACTCTTCTGAATAAACAAAGTAGTCGGTCCCATTCTATATTTTCCATCACAATTCACATCAAAGAGTGCACTCCAGAGGGAGAGGAGATGATAAAATGTGGGAAGCTCAATCTTGTTGATCTTGCTGGCTCTGAGAATATTTCACGTTCTGGTGCACGAGAG GGGAGAGCAAGAGAAGCTGGGGAGATAAACAAAAGTTTACTTACACTTGGGCGTGTTATCAATGCCCTGGTAGAGCACTCGGGTCATGTTCCATACAG GGATAGTAAATTAACAAGATTACTGAGGGATTCTTTGGGAGGTAAAACAAAGACTTGCATCATTGCTACAATATCGCCCTCTATCCACTGTCTAGAAGAAACACTCAGTACACTTGATTATGCACACCGTGCCAAAAACATAAAGAACAAACCAGAG ATTAACCAGAAGATGATGAAATCTGCTCTGATCAAGGATTTATATTCTGAAATTGATCGGCTTAAACAAG AGGTATATGCTGCGAGGGAGAAGAATGGAATCTATATACCACGTGATCGTTACCTTAATGAGGAAGCTGAGAAGAAG GCAATGGCTGAAAAAATAGAACGAATGGAACTTGATTCAGAAACCAAGGACAAG CAATTATTGGAGCTTCAGGAGCTTTATGATTCTCAGCAACTCTTGACAGAGGAATTAAGCGATAAATTAGATAGAACAGAG AAAAAGCTTGTGGAAACTGAACATGCTTTCTTTGATCTTGAGGAGAAACACCGCCAAGCAAATGcaacaataaaagaaaaggaatttcTGATAATAAATCTTCTCAAGTCCG AGAAAGCGCTAATTGAGCATGCATTTGAATTGCGAGCAGAGCTAGAAAATGCTGCATCAGATGTGTCGGGTTTATTTGACAAAATTG AGCGCAAGGACAAAATTGAAGATAGAAACAAATCACTTGTCCagaaatttcaatttcaattaaCTCAGCAGCTTGAGTTATTGCATAAAACTGTAGCTGCTTCAGTTACCCAACAGGAGCAGCAACTGAGGGATATGGAGGAAGACATGCAATCTTTTGTTTCAACAAAGGCGAAG GCCACTGAAGAACTTAGAGAACGGATTGGGAATTTGAAAGTAACGTATGGTTCTCGAGTTAAAGCTCTGAATGATATAACTGGAGACCTTGAAGAAAACTTTCAATCAACCTTTGGTGATATAAATTCTGAAGTTTCAAAGCATTCATCAGCTCTTGAAAAC CTTTTCAATGGAATTGCTTCAGAGGCCGAGGCATTGCTCAGTGATCTCCAAAATAGCCTTCACAAACAGGAAGAGAAGCTGACTGCATATGCTCAAAAGCAGCATCAG GCACATGCTAGAGCAGTAGAAACCACACGCTCAGTTTCTAAAGTTACCTCAAACTTCATAAAGACAATGGATATGCATGCGTCAAAGCTCACCCACATTGTGGAAGATGGGCAATCTGTCAATGAGCAGAAACTGTCCGAACTTGAAAAGAAATTCGAG GAGTGTGCTGCCAATGAAGAAAAACAACTGTTGGCAAAAGTAGCTGAGTTGCTTGCAAGTTCAAATGCAAGAAAGAAACAATTG GTTCAAACAGCAATCAATGACCTGCGGGAGAGTGCTACAAGTAGAACCAACATGCTGCAGCAGGAAATGTCCACCATGCAAGACTGTACTTCTTCAGTGAAAACTGAATGGGCAATGCACCTGGAAAAAACAGAGTCACACTACCACGAAGATACTTCTGCTGTCGAACATGGGAAGAAAGACATGGAAGAGGTTCTTCAAAATTG CTTGAACAAGGCAAAAATGGGTGCTCAACAATGGAGGACTGCTCAAGAATCCTTACTCAGTTTGGAAAACAACAGTGTTGCTTCCGTGGATTCCATTTTTCG GGATGGGACGGAATCCAATCAAGCGCTACGTGCTCGGTTTTCTTCTGCTGCATCTGCTGCTCTTGAAGATGTCGATAGTGCAAACAAGAATCTCCTCTCATCTGTTGATC ATTCGTTAGAACTCGACAACGAAGCGTGTGGAAATCTCAATTCGATGATCACTCCTTGTTGCGAGGAGCTAAGGGATTTGAAAGGTGGCCATTACCACAAGATAGTAGAAATCACTGAACATGCAGGAACATGTCTGCTTACAGAATACACG GTTGATGAACCATCTTGTTCAACACCAAGAAAGCGACCATTCAACTTGCCGAGCATGGCATCAATCGAAGAACTTCGAACACCGGCTTTTGATGAGCTTCTCAAGTCATTCTGggatttgaaatattcaaaacAATCAAATGGAGATGTAAAACATTTAGCTGGAACACATGAAGCCACACAATCAGTAAGAGATTCTAGACTTCCTCTAACTGctataaattaa